One region of Drosophila teissieri strain GT53w chromosome 2L, Prin_Dtei_1.1, whole genome shotgun sequence genomic DNA includes:
- the LOC122616938 gene encoding collagen alpha-1(IV) chain, with protein sequence MLPRDLRHLSGLLGAVYLLGSLVSVTLADGKICNTTLCDCKGIKGRMGAPGPVGVPGLEGPAGDIGPTGRAGPLGEKGDVGEYGEQGEKGHRGDFGTRGEMGYPGIMGKSGEPGTPGPRGIDGCDGRPGQQGPGGAPGPNGVRGPPGKPGQQGPPGEAGEGGINSKGTKGNRGETGQHGARGPPGFDGDSGSKGDTGYAGLNGEKGDPGLPGPKGDTGDVSELPYSLIGPPGAKGDPGDSLSGVLKPDDTLKGYKGYVGPQGDEGLQGLTGEQGAFGRNGLPGARGEIGGPGERGKPGKDGEPGRFGEKGMKGAPGWTGADGLDGSPGDRGEDGFDGMPGVQGRAGPPGIYDPSLSKSLPGPIGSQGDIGAPGEPGLPGLPGKPGRRGPIGQAGQSGDPGLSGSRGAAGRSERGEAGDYGFIGPPGPQGPPGDAGLPGRYGLHGEPGENVVGPKGEAGLNGIPGLEGYRGDRGDVGLPGDKGLPGEGYNIVGPPGSQGPPGYRGLPGDDGRNGLRGLPGDKGLRGDDCPVCNAGPRGPRGQEGATGYPGSHGNRGAVGLMGQRGEKGLQGYPGRAGHKGLPGLAGIPGEPGKVGAPGPDGVRQTIGSLHKGETGPSGDDGRRGEQGDDGARGRDGDVGSQGERGETGQRGDYGDAGFTGRDGQPGLDGRDGAPGRNATTPKVYLIGEPGYDGLKGERGDDGDTGFKGVKGEPNPGQIYDNTGEPGEDGYTGPKGFKGAKGEQGAIGLRGDIGERGPAGEVISGPSGAKGYPGPTGDYGLQGAAGLPGRDGEPGLDGGIGYKGQRGVPGQEVIQGEIGPTGRSGIKGFPGDVGAPGQYGFSGRPGPKGEKGEQGPDGQVGQTGLPGNKGQRGDFLVGQPGPKGQPGRNGRQAPHGTKGQKGEVGSLGQNGQNGAKGNIGFSGRRGLLGNAGLQGLPGSPGISGLPGMIGEIGERGEIGFNGRQGDIGPRGPLGVLGPKGLSGDNGPDGYPGANGIPGRKGEQGDVGYPGRTGPKGAAAYSGIKGDDGESGLTGPVGYPGAAGAKGQRGPVGDSQVALDGLAGRKGEVGSPGPNGLPGRYGLKGQQGDRGLEGQQGRPGEPGAKGSEGYAGRHGAHGLKGATGFAGPQGPRGPQGERGVVGLDGLTGQIGDQGPRGIIGERGQQGEQGDEGEVGFPGRVENLQDGSFYRGFTGDRGLQGERGEQGDVGQIGFTGAHGAKGERGDIGYAGQLGFDGAEGLKGFQGDQGPRGRPGITLAAEKGDEGVAGLDGRIGRPGRIGQKGAPGHSGESGPNGAIGHRGPEIQGPPGQQGDVGFPGAPGHNGLHGIIGPKGELGDMGRQGERGESGYAIVGRQGDIGDFGFQGEPGWDGAKGEPGYPGLSGKNGRVGARGPRGAPGDAGWSGIDGMDGLVGQKGQPGVTYSYSMARQGDRGEPGLDGFQGEEGDAGAPGLEGFQGQTGAFGYRGDQGEMGYTGADGPQGQRGDKGYIGLTGAPGLPGLPGPQGDPAPAPPAPKSRGFIFARHSQSVHVPQCPANTNLLWEGYSLSGNVGASRAVGQDLGQAGSCMMRFTTMPYMLCDQHVCHFAQNNDDSLWLSTAEPMPMTMAPIQGRDLMKYISRCVVCETTTRVIALHSQSMSIPDCPGGWEEMWTGYSYFMSTLDNVGGVGQNLVSPGSCLEEFRAQPVIECHGHGRCNYYDALASFWLVVIEEQDQFVQPRQQTLKADLTSKVSRCTVCRRRGNSFVARTAQSSAYASSGSRDRSDTRIPSSGSSSGAAGSLPETDFDYRSGWSADRTSSPGSQSNPGSNSGSWSSGSNAGAYPGSNTGWQSRPNAGSSWSSGPVAGSGSRPGSYSSWSTGSSARSNPGSSAGSNSGSSAGSNPGSNGWSTGSSWSSDARSRAPSNYLNGRYQQRVRPSNLQTYNEYGRQGGNNRQYNRRPREDTTAP encoded by the exons ATCTGCAACACAACGCTATGCGACTGCAAGGGAATCAAGGGACGTATGGGCGCCCCAGGACCCGTTGGTGTACCCGGCTTGGAAGGACCTGCCGGTGATATAGGCCCAACGGGACGGGCAGGACCACTCGGCGAGAAAGGAGATGTCGGCGAGTATGGCGAACAAGGCGAGAAAGGACATCGC GGCGATTTTGGAACTAGAGGTGAAATGGGTTATCCTGGCATCATG GGAAAAAGCGGTGAGCCCGGTACACCAGGACCCCgtggaatcgatggctgcgaCGGACGGCCTGGTCAGCAGGGTCCAGGCGGAGCACCCGGCCCGAACGGAGTTCGCGGTCCGCCGGGTAAGCCCGGTCAGCAGGGTCCTCCCGGAGAGGCTGGCGAGGGCGGCATCAACTCCAAGGGCACCAAGGGTAATCGGGGCGAGACCGGACAGCATGGCGCCCGGGGTCCGCCCGGATTCGATGGCGATAGCGGTAGCAAGGGTGACACTGGATATGCTGGCCTTAACGGCGAGAAGGGAGACCCGGGACTGCCGGGACCCAAGGGCGACACTGGCGACGTTTCGGAGCTGCCCTACTCACTGATTGGACCGCCCGGTGCCAAGGGTGATCCAGGTGACAGCCTGTCGGGAGTTTTGAAGCCAGACGACACCCTGAAGGGCTACAAGGGATACGTGGGACCCCAGGGCGATGAGGGGTTACAGGGACTGACCGGCGAACAGGGCGCCTTCGGACGCAATGGACTGCCGGGTGCAAGAGGTGAGATCGGAGGACCTGGAGAGCGCGGCAAGCCCGGTAAGGATGGTGAGCCCGGTCGATTTGGAGAAAAGGGCATGAAGGGTGCGCCAGGCTGGACTGGAGCTGATGGATTGGACGGAAGCCCAGGTGATCGTGGAGAGGATGGATTCGACGGCATGCCCGGTGTTCAAGGACGCGCTGGTCCCCCCGGAATTTACGATCCCAGCCTGAGTAAATCGCTGCCCGGACCAATTGGATCCCAGGGAGACATCGGAGCGCCCGGAGAACCAGGTCTACCAGGTCTGCCCGGCAAACCGGGACGACGCGGACCCATCGGTCAAGCTGGTCAGTCAGGAGATCCCGGCTTAAGCGGCAGTCGCGGAGCCGCTGGACGTAGTGAGCGCGGTGAGGCGGGAGACTATGGATTCATTGGGCCCCCGGGACCGCAGGGTCCTCCCGGCGATGCTGGTCTACCCGGCCGATATGGACTGCACGGAGAACCGGGAGAAAATGTGGTCGGACCCAAGGGTGAGGCTGGCCTAAATGGTATACCCGGCTTGGAGGGATATCGCGGCGATCGCGGAGATGTCGGCTTGCCCGGAGACAAGGGTCTGCCCGGAGAGGGCTACAACATCGTTGGTCCTCCCGGTTCCCAGGGGCCGCCCGGTTATCGCGGACTTCCCGGCGACGATGGTAGAAACGGATTGCGTGGACTGCCTGGTGACAAGGGATTGCGCGGTGACGACTGTCCCGTGTGCAATGCCGGACCCCGAGGACCCCGTGGCCAGGAGGGCGCCACCGGCTACCCGGGTAGCCATGGAAACCGCGGAGCTGTCGGCCTCATGGGACAACGTGGCGAAAAGGGTTTGCAAGGCTATCCCGGAAGGGCTGGCCACAAAGGTCTGCCCGGTCTAGCAGGTATTCCCGGCGAGCCAGGCAAAGTTGGAGCACCCGGACCCGATGGAGTGCGACAGACTATTGGCTCATTGCATAAGGGCGAGACAGGTCCAAGCGGCGACGACGGACGTCGCGGAGAGCAGGGTGACGATGGTGCCAGGGGTCGTGATGGAGATGTTGGTAGCCAGGGTGAGCGCGGAGAAACCGGACAGCGCGGCGACTACGGCGATGCCGGTTTCACAGGACGCGATGGCCAACCAGGACTCGATGGTCGTGATGGCGCTCCCGGAAGGAATGCCACCACTCCCAAGGTCTACTTGATCGGCGAGCCGGGTTATGATGGATTGAAGGGAGAGCGCGGTGACGATGGTGACACCGGTTTCAAGGGCGTCAAGGGTGAGCCGAATCCGGGTCAGATCTACGACAACACTGGTGAGCCTGGTGAGGATGGTTATACCGGCCCGAAGGGCTTCAAGGGAGCCAAGGGAGAGCAAGGAGCTATCGGACTTCGTGGCGATATTGGTGAACGTGGACCCGCTGGTGAAGTTATTTCCGGACCCAGTGGTGCCAAGGGTTATCCCGGTCCAACTGGAGATTACGGACTGCAGGGAGCCGCCGGATTACCCGGTCGCGATGGTGAACCTGGCTTGGATGGCGGCATTGGATACAAGGGACAGCGCGGTGTACCTGGTCAGGAGGTGATCCAGGGAGAGATTGGACCGACGGGACGTTCAGGCATTAAGGGCTTCCCCGGTGATGTCGGCGCACCCGGACAGTACGGTTTCTCCGGCCGTCCAGGACCCAAGGGAGAGAAGGGCGAGCAGGGACCCGATGGCCAAGTTGGACAAACAGGACTGCCTGGCAACAAGGGCCAGCGCGGTGATTTCCTGGTTGGTCAGCCCGGACCCAAGGGTCAGCCCGGACGCAATGGTCGCCAGGCGCCGCACGGCACCAAGGGCCAGAAGGGAGAGGTGGGCTCGCTGGGACAGAATGGACAGAACGGCGCCAAGGGCAACATCGGCTTCTCTGGCCGTCGTGGACTTCTCGGCAATGCGGGTCTGCAGGGCCTGCCCGGCAGTCCCGGCATATCCGGACTTCCAGGAATGATTGGCGAGATTGGAGAGCGTGGTGAGATTGGATTCAACGGACGGCAGGGTGACATCGGTCCTCGTGGACCTCTTGGCGTGCTAGGACCTAAAG GTCTCTCTGGTGACAATGGACCGGATGGCTATCCCGGAGCTAACGGCATTCCCGGACGCAAGGGTGAGCAAGGAGATGTTGGATACCCAGGACGTACAGGCCCGAAGGGCGCGGCCGCCTACAGTGGCATTAAGGGTGATGACGGAGAATCCGGCTTGACCGGACCCGTCGGATATCCAGGAGCTGCCGGAGCGAAGGGACAGCGCGGACCCGTTGGAGATTCGCAAGTGGCCCTCGATGGACTTGCTGGCCGTAAGGGTGAAGTGGGCAGTCCTGGACCCAATGGACTTCCCGGTCGCTATGGACTAAAGGGACAGCAAGGAGATCGCGGTCTTGAAGGCCAACAGGGTAGACCAGGAGAGCCAGGAGCCAAGGGATCCGAAGGCTATGCTGGACGCCACGGAGCTCATGGCCTGAAGGGCGCCACTGGCTTTGCTGGACCCCAGGGACCCAGAGGTCCTCAGGGTGAGAGAGGAGTTGTGGGTCTGGATGGACTAACGGGACAGATTGGTGATCAAGGACCACGTGGCATCATTGGTGAGCGTGGACAGCAGGGTGAGCAGGGTGACGAAGGTGAAGTCGGCTTCCCGGGTCGCGTGGAGAACCTGCAGGACGGTAGCTTCTATCGCGGCTTCACCGGAGATCGAGGATTACAGGGTGAACGTGGCGAGCAGGGCGATGTCGGACAAATTGGCTTTACTGGAGCTCACGGCGCCAAGGGCGAACGCGGTGACATTGGCTATGCTGGTCAACTTGGATTCGATGGAGCTGAAGGCCTTAAGGGCTTCCAGGGTGACCAAGGACCTCGAGGTCGTCCAGGCATCACACTGGCGGCGGAGAAAGGTGACGAAGGCGTTGCTGGTCTCGACGGACGAATCGGTCGTCCCGGACGCATTGGCCAGAAGGGAGCACCCGGACATTCGGGCGAGAGTGGACCCAACGGTGCGATCGGACACCGTGGACCCGAGATCCAGGGGCCACCTGGACAGCAGGGCGATGTCGGCTTCCCCGGTGCACCTGGCCACAATGGTCTCCATGGAATTATTGGACCAAAGGGAGAGCTTGGCGACATGGGTCGTCAGGGTGAGCGCGGTGAGTCTGGATATGCCATTGTGGGCAGGCAGGGCGACATCGGAGACTTTGGCTTCCAGGGCGAACCTGGCTGGGATGGCGCCAAGGGTGAGCCAGGATACCCCGGACTTTCGGGCAAGAACGGAAGAGTGGGTGCCCGAGGACCACGCGGTGCCCCTGGCGACGCCGGCTGGAGTGGCATTGATGGCATGGACGGACTCGTCGGCCAAAAGGGTCAACCAGGTGTAACTTACTCGTACTCCATGGCCCGACAAGGAGATCGCGGTGAGCCCGGACTGGATGGGTTCCAGGGCGAGGAAGGCGATGCCGGAGCACCAGGACTAGAGGGATTCCAGGGTCAAACGGGTGCATTCGGATATAGAGGTGACCAGGGCGAGATGGGCTACACCGGCGCCGATGGACCGCAAGGACAGCGTGGTGACAAGGGCTATATTGGCTTGACCGGAGCGCCCGGTCTGCCTGGTCTTCCCGGACCGCAAGGTGACCCAGCGCCAGCCCCGCCGGCGCCCAAGAGCCGCGGATTCATCTTTGCCCGCCACTCGCAGTCCGTCCATGTGCCCCAGTGTCCGGCCAACACGAATCTGCTCTGGGAGGGCTACTCACTGTCCGGCAACGTGGGCGCCAGCAGGGCGGTGGGTCAGGATCTAGGTCAGGCCGGCTCCTGCATGATGAGGTTCACCACCATGCCGTACATGCTGTGCGATCAACACGTCTGCCACTTTGCCCAGAACAACGACGACAGTCTCTGGCTGTCCACCGCCGAGCCGATGCCAATGACCATGGCGCCCATTCAGGGCAGGGACCTCATGAAGTACATTTCGCG TTGCGTTGTGTGCGAAACGACGACCAGGGTCATCGCCCTCCACTCGCAATCCATGTCCATTCCGGACTGCCCCGGCGGCTGGGAGGAGATGTGGACCGGCTACAGTTACTTCATG AGCACCTTGGACAACGTCGGTGGTGTTGGACAGAACCTCGTCTCCCCTGGCTCTTGTTTGGAGGAGTTCCGCGCCCAGCCGGTGATCGAGTGCCATGGCCATGGACGATGCAACTACTACGATGCGCTGGCCTCCTTCTGGTTAGTCGTCATCGAGGAGCAGGATCAGTTCGTACAGCCGCGCCAGCAGACGCTCAAGGCGGACTTGACCAGCAAGGTTAGCAG GTGCACGGTTTGCCGTCGTCGAGGTAACAGCTTTGTGGCTCGCACTGCACAGTCCAGTGCATATGCGTCTTCCGGTTCTAGAGATCGTTCTGACACGAGGATTCCCTCCTCTGGATCGTCTTCGGGTGCAGCTGGATCACTTCCGGAAACAGATTTCGATTATAGGTCAGGCTGGTCAGCCGACCGGACATCCAGTCCTGGCTCCCAGTCCAATCCCGGTTCCAACTCCGGATCCTGGTCATCTGGATCCAATGCCGGAGCTTATCCTGGCTCCAACACCGGCTGGCAATCGAGGCCCAATGCTGGATCTAGCTGGTCTTCCGGACCCGTAGCAGGATCGGGCTCCAGACCGGGATCTTACTCAAGCTGGTCCACGGGCTCTAGTGCAAGATCAAATCCGGGCTCCAGTGCAGGATCCAATTCGGGCTCTAGTGCTGGTTCCAATCCGGGATCCAACGGCTGGTCCACGGGCTCCTCTTGGAGCTCAGATGCGCGCAGTCGCGCCCCATCAAACTATCTGAACGGAAGGTACCAGCAAAGGGTTCGCCCGAGCAACCTGCAGACATACAATGAGTACGGTCGCCAAGGGGGCAATAACCGGCAGTACAATCGACGCCCCCGCGAGGACACCACCGCCCCCTAG